CGGGCAGGGTGTATTCAGCCACGGCGTTCCTTTCTTCGATTATCGTCTTGACGCTCAGTCACGGGGGCCGCCTTGCGGCGGCCGGCCGGTATCAACCCTGCTCCATGAGCGCGCGCACCGCAAGAATGACCCGTGTTGAGCCGCAAGGCGGATACCCGCTCGGGGTCGGTTCAGAACAAGACGATGACCGCGAGCACGGCCATTAAGGCTAAGGCGATCAATCCGGCGCGTAGCGCCGCGATGGTGTAGCTGTGATTCCACGCGGGCGAGCCGCAATACGACTTCGACGCGGCCGGTGAGCCCGGACCGAACGAATGCGTGGCCATCAATCGCCTTCCACCCCCCGGTTCACCTCGCCGTGAGTGAGGTGAGTCACAAACAGTTTTGCGAACGCGATCATAGCGCTTTGCGGCGAAGTTGAAAAATATCGCACTGAGCTGCGGGTTTGCGAGAACACGCAGGTGTGCGGGTACAACGTGGCGGGACCGGCGGGGCCGGCAAGGGGTGGTCGTGGGCGCTGCCGCGCCGATGCTTAGCAAGCCAATCCATTTCGCTCAGCGGCCGAGTCGGGGCTGTTTAGTACATGCGTACAACACCGCGATGTTATCCACAGTGACACCACGATTCGACGCCAGAGGCTGTAGCGATGGCTTCCTATACCCCAGGCTCTATGTGGATAAACCTGTGGAAACTGTGGATAGTCCGCAGCGGCTGATTACGTTGCCCGGCCGGCTCGAATGCGGCCCCTCGCCCCGCGTTCTGAGGGCCGCATCGTCGCGGCGGGGTTGGATTGCGCCGCTCCTCCTCGCCCCGCGTTCTGAGGGCCGCATCGTCGCGGCGCTAGTCTGGTCCGGTGATCCAGGTGTGCTCCCAGTGCGGCACCCGCTGGAACGTGCGCGACCGGCAACGCGAGTGGTGTCCCCGCTGCCGCGGTGCCCTCCTGGCGCCCCAGTCCCCGCCCGCCGATCAGCAATGGGGGACCGCCCCGTCCCCCGCCGCACCGCCGCGGTCTCCCGGTTGGCAGCGCACACCGCCACGGCTGCCGCCCGGCTATCGCTGGATAGCGGTGCGACCCGGCGCCGCGCCGCCGGCCAGGCACGGCCGACGCCCCCTCGGGCCCACGCCGCGCTACACGGCGATACCGCGCTGGGGCTTGGCGGACCGCGTCGAACAGGCAGCCGCCGCAGCCGAAGCGCCCGCGGCCCCGGGCCCCGCGGCGCACATCATCCGCACCACATCGTTCGTGAGCGTGCTGGTCCTCAGCATCGCCGCCCTGGTTTACGTGGTCCGCTATGTGCTGCTGATCGTCAACCGCAACACCTTGCTCAACTCGTGGGTGGCCATCGCCGCCGACTGGCTCGGCGTTCTCGCCAGCGTGGGCGCGGGCGCGGCGGTGATCGCCTCGGGTGTCCTGCTGATCCGTTGGATGATCGCGCGGCGCGCGGCGGTATTCGCCCATCACGGCCTGCCCGAGCCGCGGTCCGTGCGGGCGCTGTGGGCCGGCTGCGTCGTGCCGCTGGTTAATCTGCTGTGGGCCCCGGTCTACGTGATCGAGTTGGCCCTGCTCGAGGAACACTGGGCGCGGCTGCGTCGGCCCGTCCTGCAGTGGTGGATCGCGTGGGTCTGCAGCTACGCCGTCTCCATCGCCGCCATCGTGACCAGCTTCGCCACCGACGCCCAGGGCATCGCCAACAACACCGTCCTGATGGTCGTCGCCTATCTGCTGGCGGCCGCCACCCTGGCCGCGGCCACCCGCATTTTCGAGGGCTTCCATCGCAAACCCGTCGCGCGGCCCGCGCACCGCTGGGTCATGGTTCCCGACGACGGCAGCCCCGCGCCGGCTTCGGCTGACCCAGTTGAGTTAGAGGGGCAGGAACCGGCAGCATAGGGATATGACGTGGGCCGACGAGGTGCTCGCCGGGCATCCCTATGTCGTCGCCCATCGCGGCGCCTCGGCGGCGCGCCCCGAACACACGCTGGCCGCCTACGATCTCGCGCTCAAAGAGGGCGCCGACGGCGTGGAATGTGACGTGCGGTTGACCCGCGACGGCCATCTGGTGTGCGTGCACGACCGCCGGCTGGACCGCACCTCGACCGGAGCCGGCCTGGTCAGCACGATGACGCTCGCCGAGCTGCGCGAGCTCGAATACGGGGCGTGGCACGACAGCTGGCGCGAGGACGGCGCCCACGGCGACACCAGTTTGCTGACACTGGACGCGCTGGTTTCGCTGGTGCTGGATTGGCATCGGCCGGTGAAACTCTTCATCGAAACCAAGCATCCCGTCCGGTACGGCTCACTGGTGGAGACCAAACTCCTGGCGCTGCTGCACCGTTTCGGCATCGCGGCGCCGGCCTCCGCCGATCGCTCCCGAGCCGTGGTGATGTCGTTCTCGGCGTCCGCGGTCTGGCGGATCCGCCGCGCCGCACCGCTCCTGCCGACCGTGTTGCTGGGCAAGACCGCGCGCTACCTGACCAGCGGCGCGCCCACGGCCGTCGGCGCCACCGCCGTCGGCCCGTCGCTGCTGACGCTGAAGGAATATCCCCAACTGGCGGACCGCGCCATCGCTCAGGGCAGGGCGGTCTACTGCTGGAACGTCGACGACTACGACGACATCGATTTCTGCCGCGACGTCGGCGTGGCCTGGCTGGCCACCCACCACCCGGGCCGCACCAAGGCGTGGCTGCGAGGCGATCCGGCAGGCCAGGTCAGCATCTAGGTCGACCGCTACTGCTGGCCGTCCGCCGTGGTGGGCGGCAATGGCGCATCGGCGGCCAACGC
The sequence above is drawn from the Mycobacterium marseillense genome and encodes:
- a CDS encoding DUF4328 domain-containing protein; translation: MIQVCSQCGTRWNVRDRQREWCPRCRGALLAPQSPPADQQWGTAPSPAAPPRSPGWQRTPPRLPPGYRWIAVRPGAAPPARHGRRPLGPTPRYTAIPRWGLADRVEQAAAAAEAPAAPGPAAHIIRTTSFVSVLVLSIAALVYVVRYVLLIVNRNTLLNSWVAIAADWLGVLASVGAGAAVIASGVLLIRWMIARRAAVFAHHGLPEPRSVRALWAGCVVPLVNLLWAPVYVIELALLEEHWARLRRPVLQWWIAWVCSYAVSIAAIVTSFATDAQGIANNTVLMVVAYLLAAATLAAATRIFEGFHRKPVARPAHRWVMVPDDGSPAPASADPVELEGQEPAA
- a CDS encoding glycerophosphodiester phosphodiesterase; this encodes MTWADEVLAGHPYVVAHRGASAARPEHTLAAYDLALKEGADGVECDVRLTRDGHLVCVHDRRLDRTSTGAGLVSTMTLAELRELEYGAWHDSWREDGAHGDTSLLTLDALVSLVLDWHRPVKLFIETKHPVRYGSLVETKLLALLHRFGIAAPASADRSRAVVMSFSASAVWRIRRAAPLLPTVLLGKTARYLTSGAPTAVGATAVGPSLLTLKEYPQLADRAIAQGRAVYCWNVDDYDDIDFCRDVGVAWLATHHPGRTKAWLRGDPAGQVSI